The nucleotide window AAAGCAATATTTTTCTCATAATAACCATTTCCTCTGTTACCAGGATCTTTTCCTCCATGACCTGCATCTAAAACAATGGTATACTTTTTTTGCGCATTTGTAGTTATAGGTAAGAATATCGCAAAACAAAAGACTATAAAAAATAGCTTTTGGAACTTGGTATTAAATTTGTGGATTTGTAGAAAATTCATCAATAAAATTTAACTAATTTTGGCATCTTTAATTTTGTGTTTCAAATATTGAGCCATACTTTTACTCTAATACAAAAATAGTATTTATAGCATTGCAATCAAATCTATCATACCTACTTTTATTTTGCTGCTTCTTTTTTATAAAGTTAAGTTTTTCTCAAGATATTCCTACAAAAAAGAAAATCGTAATTCCATCTATAAAGAAAGATACTGTGATTGCCAAAAAAACAGATTCTTTAGGTTTGGCAAAAAGAGATTCACTTTTGCTTAAAAAAACAGATACTATAAAATCTGATTCTATAAAACCAAAAGAAACTATAGAAGACATCATTACACATATTGCTAAAGATTACACTATACAAGATGCAAAAAACAAAACTGTAACTCTTTATAACGAAGCCAATATAACCTATACAGATATTGATTTAAAAGCGGGTATCATTATTATAGACTACAAAAAGAACACACTCTTTGCTAAAGGAATTAAAGATAGTACAGGTTATAGTCAAAGACCTGTCTTTAGACAAGGAGCTCAAGAATCTGAACAAGATTCTCTATTGTATAACTTTAAAAGTAAACGTGCTTTAATCTATGGTTTAAAAACCCAACAAGGAGAAATGTTTACTTATGGTGAAAAGACAAAGAGAGTAAATGATTCTACAATTTATGTTAGAAAAATTAGATTTACAACATCAGATAAAGACAACCCAGATTATTATATTACAACAAATAAAGCAAAATTAGTACCTGGTAAAAAAATTATTGTTGGTACAAGTAATTTGGTTTTAGCAGATGTACCTACCCCATTATTTCTACCTTTTGCTTACTTTCCTATGAGTGAAACTAGTGTTTCTGGTTTTTTAATTCCTGCTTTTGATACAGGAAGTAGTACAAGAGGAATTGGTTTTCAGAATGGTGGTTATTATTTTGCTATAAACGATTATGTAGATTTAACTCTTTTGGGTGATGCCTATTCAAATGGTAGTTGGGGTGTAAGAGTATCATCAAACTATAATAAGAGGTATAAATTTAATGGAACATTTAGTTTTAATTTTGAAAACAACATAAATGGTATTCGAGGTTTTGACGATTTCTCTAGAGCCAATAATTTTAATGTAAGATGGTCTCACAATCAAGACTCAAAAGCAAGCCCTAATTCAAGATTTACAGCATCAGTAAATTTAGGTAGTAGTCGTTTTTTTAGAGAATCATTAAATCAGTTTAATGTTTCACAATCACAAAATAACACCTTTAATTCATCTATTAACTATAGCAAAAACTTTGTAGGCACTCCATTTAACATGGCTGTTACTGCTTCTCATCAACAAAATACCAATACAGAAAGTATTATAATGACTTTGCCATCATTAACACTAAACATGAATAGAATATATCCTTTTGCTGGCAAAGATGGAGTGAAGAAAAATCCTATTCAAAAGTTAGGTTTTAATTACAATATGCAAGGTCAGTATTTAATAAATACGACAGATGATGAGTTTTTTACCAGTAAAATGTTCGAAACTGCAAGAGCAGGAATGCAACATAAAACAAGTACAAACACTAATATAAAAGCATTTAGATATTTTACACTTTCACCAAGCGCAAATTATGAAGAAACGTGGCAATTTGATTATATTCAAAAAAATTATGATCAAACCAATAATGAAGTGGTTACTGATACTATAAGAGGTTTTAAATCTTATAGAGAATACAATTTGGGTGTTAGTTTATCTACCAATATTTATGGAGATTTTTCTTTTTCTAAAGGAAGACTAAAAGCCATAAGACACACTTTTAGACCAACAATTTCTTATACCTACAGACCAGATTTTCAAGACAGATACTTAGAGCAAGTACAACAAAGTGCTGATCCTTTAGACGTTATAGATTATACTGTATTTGATAATGGTATTTATGGAAGACCTTCTGGAGGTTTAAGTAATTCTATTGGTATATCTTTAAATAATGTTTTAGAGGCTAAAGTAGCCCCTAAAGACCCAGATAGTGATGAGGATGATGAAAAAATTATGATTTTAAATAATCTTAATTTTAATACAGCTTATAATATTGCTGCAGATAGTTTACGATGGTCTAATGTTACATTTAGTGCAGGTACTCGTTTGTTTAAAGATAAGTTAGCAGTAAATTTAACTGGTAGTTTAGATCCATATCAAGTGAATGAAAATGGAGTTAGAATTGATAAATTTAATCCAGGAATTTTTAGATTATCGAACGCAAACTTAACAGCTAATTACTCAATATCTAGTAAAGATTTTGAAAAAGAAGATAAAAACAAAAGTGCCAATCAAGAAAGTAGAAATGGAAATGGGGCTAATAATCCTCCAGATACTATGGGTGCTCAAATTGACCCAACAAATAGGTTTGGCAGGCAAGATGCCAATGATGTTGGTGGTGGAACCAAAGAAACTGAATTATATAACTCTAAAATACCATGGACATTAAACTTAGTTTATGCAGCCACTTATAGAAATAATGGTGTTGATCCTGGAGAAATTGGTGTACACACTTTAGGTTTTAGTGGAAATATTGAATTATCGCCAAAATGGAAAGTAGGTTATTCATCTGGTTATGATGTTAAAAATGG belongs to Polaribacter dokdonensis and includes:
- a CDS encoding putative LPS assembly protein LptD; the protein is MIAKKTDSLGLAKRDSLLLKKTDTIKSDSIKPKETIEDIITHIAKDYTIQDAKNKTVTLYNEANITYTDIDLKAGIIIIDYKKNTLFAKGIKDSTGYSQRPVFRQGAQESEQDSLLYNFKSKRALIYGLKTQQGEMFTYGEKTKRVNDSTIYVRKIRFTTSDKDNPDYYITTNKAKLVPGKKIIVGTSNLVLADVPTPLFLPFAYFPMSETSVSGFLIPAFDTGSSTRGIGFQNGGYYFAINDYVDLTLLGDAYSNGSWGVRVSSNYNKRYKFNGTFSFNFENNINGIRGFDDFSRANNFNVRWSHNQDSKASPNSRFTASVNLGSSRFFRESLNQFNVSQSQNNTFNSSINYSKNFVGTPFNMAVTASHQQNTNTESIIMTLPSLTLNMNRIYPFAGKDGVKKNPIQKLGFNYNMQGQYLINTTDDEFFTSKMFETARAGMQHKTSTNTNIKAFRYFTLSPSANYEETWQFDYIQKNYDQTNNEVVTDTIRGFKSYREYNLGVSLSTNIYGDFSFSKGRLKAIRHTFRPTISYTYRPDFQDRYLEQVQQSADPLDVIDYTVFDNGIYGRPSGGLSNSIGISLNNVLEAKVAPKDPDSDEDDEKIMILNNLNFNTAYNIAADSLRWSNVTFSAGTRLFKDKLAVNLTGSLDPYQVNENGVRIDKFNPGIFRLSNANLTANYSISSKDFEKEDKNKSANQESRNGNGANNPPDTMGAQIDPTNRFGRQDANDVGGGTKETELYNSKIPWTLNLVYAATYRNNGVDPGEIGVHTLGFSGNIELSPKWKVGYSSGYDVKNGAFSFSRFNFTRDLDSWQFNFNWVPFGSNSSYTFFIGVKSSTLADLKWDKNKPPDRLLF